The following proteins are co-located in the Flavobacterium sp. CECT 9288 genome:
- the xseA gene encoding exodeoxyribonuclease VII large subunit → MHKSKVRMPEKTNDKTIFSLLEVTKSIKKTLEQRYSSSFWIKAEMNKLNHYRHSGHCFPEIIEKVDGKIVAQCKSTLWRDDYQNINRNFLRILQEPLKDGIKILFLAKISFDPAFGLSLQIIDIDPQFTLGDLENEKRQTIKKLQEKGIYDANKKLDLPLLPQRLAIISVETSKGYGDFLNVIDNNNWNYKFFYLLFPFILQGDKAVTGIVAQLERIKKVIHHFDAVAIIRGGGGDVGLSCYNKYELAKAIALFPIPVITGIGHVTNETVCEMIAHTNAITPTKLAEYLLQKFHNISVPIQKAKDKIIDKARRLISEENATLESELKLFRSLTNTILNNNENKIKNASYAIKQQSQFIIKNNNNVLEALYHKTQLTATDRIRQSQVAVLLLQETIKTASIKNIKNAELALGNIDKNIQIMDPVNVLKRGFSITYHNGKAVKDTTHLQEGTTIETVLFNGTIESTITKIKE, encoded by the coding sequence ATGCATAAATCCAAAGTCAGAATGCCTGAGAAAACCAATGACAAAACTATTTTTTCGCTGCTGGAAGTAACCAAAAGCATAAAAAAAACGCTGGAACAACGGTATTCAAGTTCTTTTTGGATTAAAGCGGAAATGAACAAGCTGAACCATTACAGACATTCAGGGCATTGTTTTCCTGAAATTATAGAAAAAGTAGATGGTAAAATTGTCGCACAATGTAAATCAACCCTGTGGCGTGACGATTACCAAAATATAAATCGCAACTTTCTAAGAATTTTACAGGAACCTCTCAAAGACGGTATTAAAATATTGTTTCTGGCTAAAATTTCCTTTGACCCCGCTTTTGGACTGTCACTCCAAATTATAGATATTGATCCACAATTTACCTTAGGAGATTTAGAGAATGAAAAGCGACAAACCATCAAAAAATTACAAGAAAAAGGAATTTATGATGCAAACAAAAAGCTAGATCTTCCTTTATTACCACAAAGACTAGCAATTATTTCGGTAGAAACCAGCAAAGGCTACGGTGATTTTTTAAATGTAATTGACAACAACAATTGGAATTATAAGTTCTTTTACCTCTTGTTTCCATTCATATTACAAGGTGACAAAGCTGTAACGGGTATTGTTGCTCAGTTAGAGCGAATAAAGAAAGTGATCCATCATTTTGATGCAGTGGCGATTATAAGAGGCGGTGGTGGCGATGTCGGCCTATCCTGTTATAATAAGTATGAATTAGCCAAAGCAATTGCACTATTCCCCATTCCTGTCATTACGGGTATTGGTCATGTTACCAATGAAACCGTATGTGAAATGATCGCGCATACCAATGCCATAACACCAACAAAACTTGCGGAGTACCTCCTTCAAAAATTCCACAATATTTCGGTACCAATTCAAAAAGCAAAGGACAAAATAATCGACAAAGCCAGACGATTGATCAGCGAAGAGAATGCCACATTGGAATCCGAACTTAAATTGTTTCGTTCTTTGACAAATACCATACTTAACAACAATGAAAACAAAATCAAAAATGCGAGCTATGCCATAAAGCAACAATCCCAATTTATCATTAAAAACAACAATAACGTTTTAGAAGCTTTGTATCATAAAACTCAGTTAACTGCGACCGATAGGATCAGGCAATCACAAGTAGCGGTATTATTATTGCAAGAAACTATAAAAACGGCATCCATCAAAAACATTAAAAATGCTGAACTTGCATTGGGAAACATAGATAAAAATATCCAAATCATGGATCCTGTCAATGTGTTAAAAAGAGGTTTTAGTATCACCTATCATAATGGTAAAGCAGTCAAAGATACAACCCACCTTCAAGAGGGAACTACTATAGAAACAGTGCTTTTTAACGGAACGATTGAAAGCACCATCACAAAAATCAAAGAATAA
- a CDS encoding SOS response-associated peptidase, giving the protein MCYHSKQTKIALEVQSRFKATIDNLLEFKPATHANGFEYLKTPVIIDEKPSIITHYNWGLIPAWAQDEDIKKFTLNAKIETISEKPSFKNSVNKRCLVIANGFYEWQRLDSKGKNKNKFEIGIGNDDLFAFAGIYAQWTNTITGEIKNTYAIVTTQANTVMSEIHNIKKRMPVILKPEDEAKWLQHHPIEAFAFPYEVNLMAKNLNQNSLF; this is encoded by the coding sequence ATGTGTTATCATTCCAAACAAACTAAAATAGCTTTAGAAGTACAAAGTAGGTTCAAGGCTACAATTGACAATCTACTAGAATTCAAACCAGCAACTCATGCCAATGGTTTTGAATATCTCAAAACTCCAGTAATCATTGATGAAAAACCAAGCATCATTACGCATTACAATTGGGGCTTAATACCAGCGTGGGCTCAAGATGAAGACATTAAAAAATTCACCTTAAACGCCAAAATAGAGACAATCAGCGAAAAACCTTCCTTCAAAAACTCCGTAAACAAGCGATGCCTTGTGATTGCCAATGGCTTTTATGAATGGCAAAGGCTTGACAGCAAAGGAAAAAATAAAAACAAATTTGAAATCGGAATTGGGAATGATGATCTCTTTGCTTTCGCTGGAATTTATGCGCAATGGACCAATACAATCACAGGTGAAATCAAAAACACCTATGCTATTGTTACCACCCAAGCCAACACAGTCATGTCAGAAATACACAATATCAAAAAACGCATGCCGGTAATACTAAAACCAGAAGACGAAGCAAAATGGTTGCAACATCATCCTATAGAAGCATTCGCATTTCCATATGAAGTCAATTTGATGGCTAAAAACCTGAATCAAAATTCTCTTTTCTAA
- a CDS encoding relaxase/mobilization nuclease domain-containing protein — protein MIAKQIIGKDFYGVLLYSQKKVDRGEAIVLDSNLSAHSVVKQTKEFNVIRQLKPNLSRAVYHVSLNLPYSDSEKLSNEDFASLNRDFLEGMGFDDNQYVIFLHRDTDLLHTHVVANRVKYDGNVVSDSQNYKRSEALVRKLELKYNLTKLILKEESNVLSKGEIEKCLRTGDVPARLELQNIIFETLNANINLELFIKKLKERGVDTKLNQSSTGYISGISFLYKEIPYKGSDVHKKISWQNIKSKLNNYEQIRDHSTVPEIDAGIRASKENAIGVENTDTKCDENKHRQSSNHRQEVNQTIGKKIESKLKKGLKP, from the coding sequence ATGATAGCCAAGCAAATCATCGGAAAAGATTTTTATGGGGTCTTGTTATACAGTCAAAAGAAGGTTGATAGAGGAGAGGCTATTGTTTTAGATTCTAATTTATCGGCACATTCAGTGGTAAAACAAACCAAAGAGTTTAATGTTATTAGGCAGTTGAAACCCAACCTTTCCAGAGCGGTATATCATGTAAGTTTGAATTTGCCTTATTCTGACTCAGAAAAACTTTCTAATGAAGATTTTGCAAGCTTAAACCGTGATTTTTTAGAGGGTATGGGTTTTGATGACAATCAGTATGTAATTTTCTTACATCGGGATACGGATTTATTGCACACGCATGTTGTGGCAAATAGGGTTAAATATGATGGAAATGTGGTTAGCGATTCTCAAAATTACAAACGGAGTGAGGCACTGGTTCGCAAATTAGAACTAAAATATAATTTAACTAAACTTATACTTAAGGAAGAAAGCAATGTTCTCAGTAAAGGTGAAATAGAAAAATGCTTGAGAACTGGAGACGTTCCTGCAAGATTAGAGTTGCAAAATATCATTTTTGAAACTCTGAATGCGAATATCAATCTTGAGTTATTTATCAAGAAATTAAAAGAAAGAGGAGTAGATACCAAATTAAATCAAAGTAGCACCGGGTACATTTCAGGTATATCTTTTCTGTATAAAGAGATACCTTATAAAGGAAGTGATGTACACAAAAAAATATCTTGGCAAAATATAAAATCTAAACTTAATAATTATGAACAAATCAGAGACCATTCTACTGTTCCAGAAATTGATGCTGGAATTAGAGCAAGTAAAGAAAATGCAATTGGAGTTGAAAACACAGATACAAAATGCGACGAGAATAAGCATCGACAATCAAGTAATCATCGACAAGAAGTTAATCAAACTATTGGAAAAAAGATAGAAAGCAAACTCAAGAAAGGTCTTAAACCATAA
- the xseB gene encoding exodeoxyribonuclease VII small subunit, whose amino-acid sequence MEEELNYTNAFEELQSIVSEIEQGEISVDELSEKVKRATTLIKFCKLKLTTTAEYVNAILKELEN is encoded by the coding sequence ATGGAAGAAGAACTAAATTATACAAACGCTTTTGAAGAATTGCAAAGTATCGTATCCGAAATAGAACAAGGCGAAATATCAGTTGATGAACTTTCTGAGAAAGTAAAAAGAGCCACAACACTAATTAAATTTTGCAAGTTAAAACTAACCACAACAGCAGAATATGTGAATGCAATTTTAAAAGAACTCGAAAATTAA
- the mobC gene encoding plasmid mobilization relaxosome protein MobC: MTRPKKHIQDLKMFQINIRFTLDEQLQIEEFSRSYGLSVTQFIRIRSLKKQLPKFSMLGLNRDYLIELSRIGNNINQMAKLANQGNPNLKGLEEDLLNLKEKLNTIKNQLLD, encoded by the coding sequence ATGACAAGACCAAAGAAACATATTCAAGATTTAAAAATGTTCCAAATCAATATCAGATTTACTCTTGATGAGCAACTTCAAATTGAAGAATTTTCTAGATCTTATGGTCTTTCAGTTACTCAATTTATACGAATTAGGTCTTTGAAAAAACAGTTACCTAAATTTTCTATGCTTGGTCTAAATAGAGATTACCTAATTGAACTTTCTCGGATAGGTAATAATATTAACCAAATGGCCAAACTAGCGAATCAAGGCAATCCAAATTTGAAAGGTTTAGAAGAGGATTTATTGAATTTAAAAGAAAAGTTAAATACGATTAAAAATCAATTGTTGGATTAG